One stretch of Passer domesticus isolate bPasDom1 chromosome 2, bPasDom1.hap1, whole genome shotgun sequence DNA includes these proteins:
- the CHST7 gene encoding carbohydrate sulfotransferase 7, which produces MKGRRRWRGEHRRFAAVLVLYTLLLLLLVPYALDYGARRGRTDEEPLLRRCPSLEEALSEWGWEQRPPLDEEEEEDEAGTAGAAGNGSAGTAGKRHIYLHATWRTGSSFLGELFNQHPDVFYLYEPMWHLWQALYPGDALSLQGALRDMLRALFRCDFSVLRLYTAPSGPRDPLAPAPPAADNLTTASIFGWRTNKVICSPPLCPAAPRPRGDIGLVDGATCEETCPPRALRELEAECRKYPVVVIKDVRLLELGALLPLLREPGLNLRVVQLFRDPRAVHNSRLKARQALLRESVQVLRSRHRAEPRGPARHQQQHLLLPPGLLGGGRPPQPQHRAEFFLGGALEVICQSWLRDLLLARRAPDWLRRRYTQLRYEDLVREPRAELRRLLRFAGLTVPPALEDFVVNMTRGAAYSSDRPFLISARDAREAVHAWRERLSRQQVRQVEAACGEAMSILAYPLSAGDAR; this is translated from the coding sequence ATGAAGGGCCGGCGACGGTGGCGAGGCGAACATCGCCGCTTCGCCGCGGTGCTGGTGCTGTacacgctgctgctgctcctgttggTGCCCTACGCGCTGGACTACGGGGCCAGGCGCGGGCGAACGGACGAGGAGCCGCTGCTGCGGCGCTGCCCAAGCCTGGAGGAGGCGCTGAgtgagtggggctgggagcagcggcCGCCGCTGgacgaggaagaggaggaggatgaggcgGGCACGGCCGGGGCGGCGGGTAACGGCAGCGCGGGGACGGCGGGGAAGCGGCACATCTACCTGCACGCTACCTGGCGAACGGGCTCCTCTTTCCTCGGGGAGCTCTTCAACCAGCACCCCGACGTCTTCTACCTGTACGAGCCCATGTGGCACCTTTGGCAGGCGCTCTACCCGGGGGACGCGCTgagcctgcagggagccctCCGCGACATGCTGCGCGCCCTCTTCCGATGCGACTTCTCCGTCCTGCGCCTCTACACCGCCCCGTCCGGCCCCCGCGACCCGCtggcccccgccccgcccgccgccgacAACCTCACTACGGCCAGCATCTTCGGCTGGCGGACCAACAAGGTGATCTGCTCGCCGCCGCTctgccccgccgccccgcggccccgcggcgACATCGGCCTCGTCGACGGCGCCACCTGCGAGGAGACGTGTCCGCCGCGGGCGCTGCGGGAGCTGGAGGCCGAGTGCCGCAAGTACCCGGTGGTGGTCATCAAGGACGTgcggctgctggagctgggcgcgctgctgccgctgctgcggGAGCCCGGCCTCAACCTGCGCGTGGTGCAGCTCTTCCGCGACCCCCGCGCCGTCCACAACTCCCGCCTGAAGGCGCGGCAGGCGCTGCTGCGGGAGAGCGTCCAGGTGCTGCGCAGCCGCCACCGCGCCGAgccgcggggcccggcccgccaccagcagcagcatctcctgctgccGCCCGGGCTGCTGGGCGGGGGGCGGCCGCCGCAGCCGCAGCACCGCGCCGAGTTCTTCCTCGGCGGCGCGCTGGAGGTGATCTGCCAGTCTTGGCTCCGCGATCTGCTCCTGGCCCGGCGCGCCCCGGACTGGCTCCGCCGCCGCTACACGCAGCTCCGCTACGAGGACCTGGTGCGGGAGCCCCGCGCCGAGCTGCGCCGCCTGCTGCGCTTCGCGGGGCTGACGGTGCCGCCGGCCCTGGAGGACTTCGTGGTCAACATGACCCGCGGCGCCGCCTACTCCTCCGACCGGCCCTTCCTCATCTCCGCCCGCGACGCGCGGGAGGCCGTGCACGCCTGGCGGGAGCGCCTCAGCCGCCAGCAGGTGCGGCAGGTGGAGGCGGCGTGCGGAGAGGCCATGAGCATCCTCGCCTACCCCCTCAGCGCCGGCGACGCCCGGTAG